Proteins encoded in a region of the Prochlorothrix hollandica PCC 9006 = CALU 1027 genome:
- a CDS encoding ABC transporter ATP-binding protein, translating into MSQTVAYQPSATSSKIQLDVELRNVFKFFGGDAAVKGIDLAIHQGEFFSILGPSGCGKTTTLRLIAGFEEPSSGDLLIRGQSMGGVPPYRRPVNTVFQSYALFNHMTVADNVAFGLRIKNVPKTEIRDRVATALAQVKMENFAQRSPTQLSGGQQQRVALARALINRPAVLLLDEPLGALDLKLRKEMQVELSNLHQELGLTFVMVTHDQEEALSLSDRIAVMNHAQVEQVGTPREIYETPATPFVADFIGDTNLFEGTVRGAGRDGIQVETSQGLKVAVAQSPAQSNKPMPAVQRAVVLSLRPEKVRLSLEPVTSTPNCFQGRLRHVMYLGTHAHYLVELPSGDRIMVRHPNAATSVPSADTPVYVYWAAQDCLALDA; encoded by the coding sequence ATGTCTCAAACCGTTGCATATCAGCCATCCGCAACTTCCTCCAAAATCCAATTGGATGTGGAATTGCGAAATGTCTTCAAATTCTTTGGGGGAGATGCTGCGGTCAAAGGGATTGACCTGGCTATCCATCAAGGTGAATTCTTCAGTATTCTCGGCCCCTCTGGCTGTGGAAAAACGACGACTCTGCGCCTGATTGCAGGCTTTGAAGAACCCAGTTCCGGCGATCTCTTGATTCGCGGCCAGTCCATGGGAGGGGTTCCCCCCTATCGCCGCCCTGTCAATACGGTTTTCCAAAGCTATGCCCTGTTTAACCACATGACCGTGGCGGATAATGTGGCCTTTGGTTTACGCATTAAAAACGTTCCTAAGACAGAAATTAGAGATCGGGTCGCTACGGCCCTGGCTCAGGTGAAGATGGAAAATTTTGCCCAACGCAGTCCCACCCAGTTGTCCGGGGGACAGCAGCAGCGGGTAGCCTTGGCGCGGGCTTTGATCAACCGTCCCGCCGTCCTTCTGTTGGATGAACCCCTGGGGGCGTTGGATCTGAAATTGCGCAAAGAAATGCAGGTAGAACTATCAAACCTGCACCAGGAATTGGGGTTAACCTTTGTGATGGTGACCCATGACCAAGAAGAAGCCCTGAGCCTATCCGATCGCATTGCGGTCATGAACCATGCCCAGGTGGAACAAGTGGGCACCCCCAGGGAAATCTATGAAACCCCAGCCACCCCCTTTGTGGCGGATTTCATTGGGGACACCAACTTGTTTGAAGGCACCGTGCGGGGGGCGGGCAGAGATGGGATTCAGGTGGAAACGAGCCAAGGTCTCAAGGTGGCGGTGGCCCAGTCTCCGGCCCAGAGTAATAAGCCAATGCCAGCGGTGCAACGGGCTGTGGTCTTGAGCCTCCGACCGGAGAAAGTGCGCCTGAGCCTGGAACCCGTCACCAGCACCCCCAACTGTTTCCAGGGGCGGCTGAGACATGTGATGTATCTGGGAACCCATGCCCATTACCTGGTGGAACTGCCCTCGGGCGATCGCATCATGGTGCGTCACCCCAATGCGGCCACCTCGGTTCCCAGCGCCGATACCCCCGTCTATGTGTATTGGGCCGCCCAAGATTGTTTAGCCTTAGATGCCTAA
- a CDS encoding cysteine desulfurase family protein, which yields MHRPIYLDAHATTPVDPRVLEVMVPYFTEHFGNPASTTHAYGWGAAAAVSAARDRLAQAINASPEEIIFTSGATEANNLAIKGIAEAQMTKGRHLVTVVTEHRAILDPCRYLEGLGFEVTYVPVQGDGLVEVGDVVQALRSDTVLVSVMAANNEIGVVQPLATLGRICHDHGILFHSDAAQAIGKIPLDVQAQHIDLLSLTAHKVYGPKGIGALYVRRSHPRVVLAPQSHGGGHERGLRSGTLYTPQIVGFAEAVTLALGEMEAEGQRLASLRDRLWQQLQDLGDIHLNGHPQQRLPGNLNISVGGVDGSALLLGLQPVVAVSSGSACSSAQGSPSHVLKALGRSDGLAYGSVRFGLGRFTTAAEVDRVAAHTRATIQGLRRSGFGRSG from the coding sequence ATGCACCGACCCATTTACCTGGATGCCCACGCCACAACCCCCGTTGATCCCCGTGTCCTGGAGGTTATGGTGCCCTACTTTACGGAGCATTTCGGCAACCCCGCCAGTACGACCCATGCCTATGGTTGGGGGGCAGCAGCAGCGGTGAGCGCCGCCCGCGATCGCCTTGCCCAAGCCATCAACGCCAGCCCAGAAGAGATTATTTTCACCAGTGGGGCCACGGAAGCCAATAATTTGGCCATTAAGGGCATTGCAGAAGCCCAGATGACTAAAGGTCGCCACCTGGTGACGGTGGTCACGGAGCATCGGGCTATTTTGGATCCCTGCCGCTATCTGGAGGGGTTGGGGTTTGAGGTGACCTATGTGCCCGTGCAAGGGGATGGTCTGGTGGAGGTGGGGGATGTGGTGCAGGCGTTGCGATCGGACACGGTTTTGGTGTCGGTGATGGCCGCCAATAACGAAATTGGGGTGGTGCAACCCCTCGCCACCCTGGGGCGCATTTGCCACGACCATGGCATTCTCTTCCACAGCGATGCCGCCCAAGCCATCGGCAAAATCCCCCTGGATGTGCAGGCCCAGCACATTGATCTGCTGTCCCTCACGGCCCATAAGGTCTATGGTCCTAAGGGCATTGGTGCCCTCTATGTGCGGCGCAGCCATCCACGGGTGGTGCTAGCGCCCCAAAGCCACGGGGGGGGCCATGAACGGGGACTGCGATCGGGAACCCTCTACACCCCGCAGATTGTAGGCTTTGCCGAAGCGGTCACCTTGGCCCTGGGGGAGATGGAGGCGGAAGGCCAGCGGTTGGCTAGTTTACGCGATCGCCTGTGGCAACAACTCCAGGATTTGGGGGATATCCACCTCAATGGCCATCCCCAGCAGCGGCTTCCGGGCAACCTGAATATCAGTGTGGGGGGGGTGGATGGCTCAGCCCTGTTACTGGGGTTGCAGCCGGTGGTGGCGGTGTCGTCGGGTTCTGCCTGTTCCTCTGCCCAGGGTTCGCCCTCCCATGTGCTGAAAGCCTTGGGGCGCAGTGATGGGCTGGCCTATGGCTCGGTGCGATTTGGGTTGGGGCGGTTCACGACGGCGGCGGAGGTCGATCGGGTTGCGGCCCATACACGGGCAACGATCCAAGGATTGCGGCGATCGGGCTTTGGGCGATCGGGCTAA
- a CDS encoding potassium channel family protein codes for MRSLEKRYKLLQQELTGGISALFLVILMGTLGYWSIEKWSLVDSAYMTVITLSTVGFSEIHELSDRGRIFTISLIFMGVVTVAFIVNRFTEAVVQGYFRDGVVLQRQRRVMEDLKQHYILCGFGRTGRQIAMEFSAENIPFVVVDAQVNAVSIAKERNYMVLQADATLDETLMEVGIDRALCIVAAMPSDAENLYTIMSAKSLNPQIRTIARANTEEAIPKLQRGGADAVVSPYITGGKRMAAAALRPQVMDFVDGILSGSDRAFYMEEFRLDPKDCTYVGQTLQESEVRSATGVLVLAVRRTDGTLIAGPRGDTMLLAQDVLICMGTGEQLRCLNQMLSPLGSGFPRLPKQSH; via the coding sequence GTGCGTAGCTTAGAAAAACGCTATAAACTCCTGCAACAGGAACTAACGGGGGGCATCTCGGCCCTCTTCCTGGTGATTCTGATGGGAACCCTGGGCTATTGGTCGATCGAAAAGTGGAGCCTGGTGGACTCCGCCTACATGACCGTCATTACCCTCAGCACCGTTGGCTTTTCTGAAATCCATGAACTGAGCGATCGCGGGCGAATTTTTACCATCTCCCTGATTTTTATGGGGGTGGTGACCGTGGCCTTTATCGTCAATCGATTTACAGAAGCCGTAGTTCAAGGCTACTTTCGAGATGGAGTTGTGTTGCAGCGGCAGCGACGGGTAATGGAAGACTTAAAACAACACTATATTTTGTGTGGCTTTGGGCGCACGGGTCGGCAGATTGCCATGGAGTTTTCCGCCGAGAACATTCCCTTTGTGGTGGTGGATGCCCAGGTGAACGCGGTGAGCATCGCCAAAGAACGGAACTATATGGTGCTCCAGGCCGATGCCACCTTGGATGAAACCTTGATGGAGGTGGGCATCGATCGCGCCCTCTGTATCGTGGCAGCCATGCCCTCCGATGCCGAAAATCTGTACACCATTATGTCGGCGAAAAGCCTGAACCCCCAAATCCGAACCATTGCCCGCGCCAATACGGAGGAAGCCATTCCCAAGCTGCAACGGGGCGGGGCGGATGCGGTGGTCTCCCCCTATATCACCGGGGGCAAACGCATGGCGGCGGCAGCGCTACGGCCCCAGGTCATGGATTTTGTCGATGGTATTTTGAGCGGCAGCGATCGCGCCTTTTACATGGAAGAGTTTCGCCTGGATCCCAAGGACTGTACCTATGTGGGGCAAACCCTCCAGGAATCGGAAGTGCGATCGGCCACGGGGGTTTTAGTGCTGGCCGTGCGCCGCACCGATGGCACCTTAATCGCCGGACCCCGGGGAGACACCATGCTCCTCGCCCAGGATGTCCTGATCTGCATGGGCACCGGGGAACAGTTGCGCTGCCTCAACCAAATGCTCAGCCCCCTAGGCTCCGGGTTCCCCCGCTTACCCAAACAGAGCCACTAA
- the hisF gene encoding imidazole glycerol phosphate synthase subunit HisF, with protein MLAKRILPCLDVKAGRVVKGVNFVDLKDAGDPVELAQVYNDAGADELVFLDITATHEEREIILDVVYRTAEQVFIPLTVGGGIQSLEMIKNLLRAGADKVSINSSAVRNPDFINEASDRFGNQCIVVAIDARRRTDPQNPGWDVYVRGGRENTGLDAVAWAKEVTQRGAGEILLTSMDADGTQAGYDLEITRTIAEQVEIPVIASGGAGTCGHIGEALTTGKAEAALLASLLHYGQLSIPQIKRYLQDQQIPVRF; from the coding sequence ATGCTAGCGAAACGAATTTTGCCCTGTCTTGATGTCAAAGCGGGGCGGGTGGTCAAAGGGGTGAACTTTGTAGACCTTAAGGATGCGGGGGATCCTGTGGAGTTGGCCCAGGTCTATAACGATGCGGGGGCTGATGAACTGGTATTTCTGGATATCACCGCCACCCATGAGGAGCGGGAGATTATTTTAGATGTGGTTTATCGCACCGCTGAACAGGTTTTTATTCCCCTAACCGTGGGCGGGGGCATCCAATCCTTAGAAATGATTAAGAATTTGTTACGAGCCGGGGCAGACAAGGTGAGCATTAACTCCTCGGCGGTGCGCAATCCTGACTTTATTAATGAAGCCAGCGATCGCTTTGGCAATCAGTGCATTGTGGTGGCGATCGATGCCCGCCGTCGCACTGATCCCCAGAATCCCGGTTGGGATGTGTATGTGCGGGGGGGCCGAGAAAATACGGGGCTGGATGCGGTGGCTTGGGCCAAGGAGGTGACCCAACGGGGAGCGGGGGAAATTTTGCTCACCAGCATGGATGCCGATGGAACCCAGGCCGGTTATGACTTGGAGATCACCCGCACGATCGCGGAACAGGTGGAAATCCCGGTCATTGCGTCCGGGGGAGCGGGTACCTGCGGCCACATTGGGGAAGCCTTAACCACCGGTAAGGCAGAGGCGGCTCTCCTGGCTTCCCTGCTCCACTATGGCCAGTTGTCCATCCCCCAAATCAAACGCTACCTCCAGGATCAACAGATCCCGGTGCGCTTCTAA
- a CDS encoding ABC transporter substrate-binding protein yields MTAYPQPRPRRPRRSGFSRRRFLGTSLAALAGTTFASCARSRVHNLSTRSGGDANKLYIYSWTGYTDDELLSRFTEATGIEVVVDIYDANETMLAILQAGGGDTYSIIYPSDYMVQQMIDLGLLTAIDHSRIPRLGELFPNYQNPVYDPNNTYSIPISWGTTGIAYNSSVLATEPDDWNYLWDNQAALNRRITLLDDVRETLGAALKRLGYSYNSTEPAELEEAYQSLVTLKPAIASFNSTAWREQLLAGDLTLAMAYSVDAGEVVESNEHIKYIVPRSGSSLWTDTLVIPSTAPNPDAAYAWINLMLEPEVAAAMMQRLFFATPSRAAYDLLSDEFRGDTTLFPPPDILAKCEGIAPVSSEFEELFDRYWTQLTSG; encoded by the coding sequence ATGACTGCGTATCCCCAGCCCAGACCGCGCCGCCCCCGTCGCTCTGGTTTCTCTCGGCGACGTTTTTTAGGCACGTCCCTCGCCGCATTGGCGGGAACTACCTTTGCCAGTTGTGCCCGCAGCCGGGTTCATAATCTCTCGACCCGGAGCGGTGGTGATGCCAATAAGCTCTACATCTATAGCTGGACTGGCTACACCGATGATGAGCTACTGAGCCGCTTCACCGAGGCCACCGGTATTGAAGTGGTGGTGGATATCTACGATGCCAATGAAACCATGTTGGCCATTCTCCAGGCGGGGGGCGGGGATACCTACAGCATCATTTATCCCTCGGATTACATGGTGCAGCAGATGATCGATTTGGGATTGCTCACCGCGATCGATCACAGTCGCATCCCTCGCCTAGGGGAACTATTTCCCAACTATCAAAATCCTGTTTACGATCCCAATAATACCTACAGCATTCCCATCAGTTGGGGTACGACGGGCATTGCTTATAACAGTAGTGTTTTAGCCACAGAACCCGATGATTGGAATTATCTCTGGGACAACCAAGCGGCCCTAAACCGCCGTATTACCCTGCTGGATGATGTGCGGGAAACCCTGGGGGCAGCCCTCAAACGGCTGGGCTATTCCTATAATTCCACCGAACCAGCGGAACTAGAGGAAGCCTATCAGTCTCTCGTTACCTTAAAACCGGCCATTGCCTCCTTTAATTCCACGGCATGGCGGGAGCAGTTGCTGGCGGGGGATTTGACGTTGGCTATGGCCTATTCTGTGGATGCGGGGGAAGTGGTGGAGAGTAACGAGCATATTAAATACATCGTGCCCAGGAGTGGTTCTTCTCTATGGACGGACACCCTGGTGATTCCCAGTACTGCGCCTAATCCGGATGCGGCCTATGCTTGGATTAATTTGATGTTGGAGCCGGAGGTGGCGGCGGCGATGATGCAGCGCCTCTTTTTTGCGACCCCCAGCCGTGCGGCCTATGATTTGCTGAGTGATGAGTTTCGGGGGGACACTACTCTGTTTCCGCCCCCGGATATTTTGGCGAAGTGTGAGGGGATTGCGCCGGTGTCGTCGGAGTTCGAGGAATTATTCGATCGCTATTGGACCCAGTTAACCAGTGGTTAG
- a CDS encoding sensor domain-containing diguanylate cyclase, whose protein sequence is MTTAPPPLAVNWLTDLLHSPGFLVIQGWVMVTDPESARGSLDPTAPDQPCLRLESASGGVIWYPQIFAGDCVGLFGHDAVTLQTCPHLWLEQIHGDDRPTLGHNLCEDSAPFLLRVKQFQSGDRWLSVHTTRHSQGEKFWVILWAMVLPDGRATADHRKTTLAPDGIGSPSDSAIVAAPVAATVTDPVADLFQGIQLQAQQYRILFEQNPNPMWVQDWESYRFLSVNKAAIDLYGYPREEFLDLSLQDLHDPEEWASLVAQLPQLANHSHYPTTQRAWQQRRRDGLIIAVELAVYQVQWDRRSVALVLARDITAKLQAETALWKSHQRYEELVNSIDGIVWEFDLQTCRFTFVSHQAQVLLGYAVIQWLEEDNFWMNHIHPDDQDWVFSLCRMKVSNFQRRDIEYRMITAQGNVLWVRDIIKVVEAEGKPWKLRGVMVNVTEQKESYGMLRQYEKIVSSTNDGIALLDCNYIYRVVNQAYLKRLNKHYSDIVGHSVDEILGNSTQFKVIKQNLDRCLAGETVQYETWLEYPCPGHYFLSITYTPYRDLKGNVANIIASIRDLTALKQAEIAFIEQADRERFLLSMMKRIRTSLSLDSILDTTVVEVQQLLYCDRVLVYACLDQAEGIVPLEEDGFKISTPLCSALTFQSRFVAEAVAEGWGALLDNETDDPVLNKLGAKQVSNGTKILNISDIDQAKLDSVHRDFLDRYHIRAKLALPIITHSNHLWGFLVAHHCQSSRFWRDTDIDLLQQLTEQLAITIQQSQLYSRLECANEKLEYWANHDALTQVPNRRFFNHYLTQEWRRLSRDRGQLTLVLCDVDYFKAYNDTYGHVAGDGCLKQVAQAIRRSVNRPADLVARYGGEEFVMVLPGTDAQGAVMVVRQVQTAIAQLQIPHRTSQVNPYLTVSFGIATTYPTASVMAHTLINRADQALYEIKQQGRNSYGIAP, encoded by the coding sequence ATGACTACTGCTCCTCCCCCTTTGGCGGTCAACTGGCTGACAGACTTACTGCACAGTCCTGGGTTTCTCGTAATCCAAGGTTGGGTGATGGTCACGGATCCCGAATCGGCTAGGGGATCGTTGGATCCCACTGCCCCAGATCAGCCATGCCTCCGCCTAGAATCCGCCTCTGGAGGGGTAATTTGGTATCCCCAGATCTTTGCTGGGGATTGTGTGGGGTTATTCGGTCATGATGCCGTAACACTCCAGACCTGTCCCCACCTGTGGTTAGAGCAGATCCATGGGGACGATCGCCCGACCCTGGGGCACAACCTCTGCGAGGATTCCGCGCCTTTTCTGTTGCGGGTCAAGCAATTTCAGAGCGGCGATCGCTGGCTATCTGTCCACACAACACGGCATTCTCAGGGGGAGAAGTTTTGGGTCATCCTGTGGGCGATGGTCTTACCAGACGGGCGGGCTACAGCGGATCACCGGAAAACCACCCTGGCTCCTGATGGGATCGGGTCTCCATCGGACTCCGCTATTGTTGCAGCCCCTGTTGCAGCCACCGTGACAGATCCAGTAGCCGACCTGTTCCAGGGAATCCAACTCCAGGCCCAGCAGTACCGGATCCTCTTTGAGCAAAACCCTAACCCCATGTGGGTACAGGATTGGGAGAGTTATCGTTTTTTATCCGTCAATAAAGCCGCGATCGACCTCTATGGTTACCCTAGGGAAGAATTTCTAGACTTGAGCCTTCAGGATCTCCATGATCCAGAGGAGTGGGCTAGCCTGGTGGCTCAGTTACCCCAATTAGCGAATCATAGCCACTACCCGACCACCCAACGCGCTTGGCAACAGCGGCGGCGGGATGGATTGATCATTGCTGTGGAACTGGCGGTTTATCAGGTGCAATGGGATCGGCGATCGGTGGCCCTCGTCTTAGCCAGGGATATAACGGCTAAACTTCAGGCCGAAACAGCCCTGTGGAAATCCCATCAACGCTATGAAGAATTAGTGAACTCCATTGATGGGATTGTCTGGGAGTTTGATCTACAAACCTGCCGTTTTACCTTTGTCAGTCACCAAGCCCAAGTGCTATTGGGCTATGCCGTTATTCAGTGGTTGGAAGAAGATAATTTTTGGATGAACCATATCCACCCTGATGATCAGGATTGGGTGTTTAGTCTCTGTCGGATGAAGGTCAGTAACTTCCAACGGCGCGATATTGAATACCGGATGATTACGGCTCAGGGGAATGTGCTATGGGTGCGGGATATTATTAAGGTGGTGGAGGCCGAGGGCAAACCCTGGAAACTGCGCGGTGTGATGGTCAATGTCACGGAACAGAAAGAATCCTATGGGATGCTGCGGCAATATGAAAAGATTGTCTCTAGTACCAATGATGGCATTGCTCTCCTTGATTGTAATTATATTTATCGAGTTGTTAACCAGGCTTATTTGAAACGCCTTAATAAACACTATAGCGATATTGTGGGTCACTCTGTAGATGAGATCTTGGGCAATTCAACCCAGTTCAAGGTGATTAAACAGAATCTCGATCGCTGTTTAGCGGGGGAAACTGTGCAATATGAAACCTGGTTGGAGTATCCCTGCCCCGGCCACTATTTCTTGAGTATAACCTATACTCCCTATCGGGATCTAAAGGGGAATGTGGCTAATATCATTGCTAGTATTCGAGATCTTACGGCTTTAAAACAAGCAGAAATTGCTTTTATAGAACAGGCCGATCGAGAACGATTTTTGCTAAGCATGATGAAGCGCATTCGCACCTCCCTCAGCTTAGACAGTATTTTGGATACGACTGTGGTGGAAGTACAACAGCTTCTCTACTGCGATCGGGTTTTGGTTTATGCTTGCCTGGATCAGGCTGAGGGTATTGTCCCCCTGGAAGAGGATGGGTTTAAGATTTCAACACCGCTGTGTTCTGCCCTAACCTTTCAGAGTCGTTTTGTGGCCGAGGCTGTGGCAGAAGGTTGGGGTGCCTTGCTGGATAACGAGACTGATGATCCCGTCTTGAATAAACTGGGGGCAAAGCAGGTTAGTAATGGGACTAAGATTCTCAATATTTCTGATATCGATCAAGCCAAATTAGACTCTGTTCATCGAGATTTTCTCGATCGCTATCACATCCGAGCTAAACTCGCTTTACCGATCATTACCCACTCTAATCACCTGTGGGGTTTCTTGGTGGCCCACCATTGCCAAAGTTCCCGATTCTGGCGTGATACAGACATTGATTTATTGCAACAACTGACGGAACAATTGGCCATTACTATCCAACAATCTCAACTCTATAGTCGCCTGGAATGTGCCAATGAGAAACTGGAATACTGGGCTAACCATGATGCCTTAACCCAGGTTCCTAACCGTCGCTTTTTTAACCACTACTTGACCCAGGAATGGCGACGGTTGAGCCGCGATCGAGGACAGCTAACCCTGGTGTTGTGTGATGTGGACTATTTCAAAGCCTACAATGACACCTATGGCCATGTGGCAGGGGATGGCTGCTTGAAACAAGTGGCCCAGGCCATTCGTCGATCGGTCAACCGACCGGCGGATCTGGTGGCCCGCTATGGGGGAGAGGAGTTTGTGATGGTGTTACCGGGGACTGATGCCCAGGGGGCGGTGATGGTGGTGCGCCAGGTGCAAACGGCGATCGCCCAGCTCCAGATTCCCCACCGTACCTCCCAGGTGAACCCCTATCTGACCGTCAGTTTTGGTATCGCCACCACCTATCCCACGGCTTCGGTCATGGCCCATACTCTGATCAACCGTGCGGATCAAGCGCTGTATGAGATCAAACAACAGGGCCGTAATAGCTATGGCATTGCTCCGTAG
- a CDS encoding thioredoxin, translated as MTSGRVLAPVPTLLATNHRGNHGGIAPTQIGESAKVK; from the coding sequence TTGACCTCGGGTAGGGTTCTCGCCCCCGTGCCGACCCTCTTGGCGACCAACCACCGGGGCAACCACGGGGGGATTGCCCCTACCCAAATCGGGGAATCTGCCAAGGTGAAATAG
- a CDS encoding YebC/PmpR family DNA-binding transcriptional regulator — translation MAGHSKWANIKRQKAHVDAKKGNVFTKISREIIVAAREGVPNPEGNFQLRVAIEKAKAAGVPKDNIERAIAKGAGTLDGGNGLEAVRYEGYGPGGVAVLIEAWTDNRNRTAADLRAAFSKNGGNLGETGCVSWMFAQKGVVTITGKMDDEDQLLEASLDGGAESYGVLEAGETALVEVFTEVTNLEQLSQVLKNRGYGLTGAELRWIPGTTLEVTEPDQAKTLLKLMDALDSLDDVQTVTANFEMTDDLMEAIAVAQGG, via the coding sequence ATGGCTGGTCATAGTAAATGGGCGAATATTAAGCGCCAAAAAGCTCACGTTGATGCCAAAAAAGGCAATGTTTTCACTAAAATCTCGCGGGAAATCATTGTGGCCGCCCGCGAGGGAGTCCCCAACCCGGAGGGTAATTTTCAGTTGCGGGTGGCGATCGAAAAAGCTAAGGCCGCTGGGGTGCCCAAGGATAACATTGAGCGGGCGATCGCCAAGGGAGCCGGAACCCTGGACGGGGGCAATGGCCTGGAGGCAGTGCGCTATGAGGGCTATGGCCCTGGGGGGGTGGCGGTATTAATTGAGGCGTGGACTGATAACCGCAACCGCACCGCTGCGGATCTCCGAGCCGCGTTTAGTAAAAACGGGGGCAACCTGGGGGAAACCGGTTGTGTCAGTTGGATGTTTGCCCAAAAGGGAGTCGTCACCATTACGGGCAAGATGGACGATGAAGACCAACTGCTGGAGGCTTCCCTGGATGGGGGAGCGGAAAGCTATGGGGTGCTGGAAGCGGGGGAAACGGCCCTGGTGGAAGTGTTCACGGAGGTGACGAATCTGGAGCAATTGAGTCAGGTGCTGAAAAACCGAGGCTATGGGTTAACGGGGGCCGAGTTGCGTTGGATCCCAGGGACGACCCTGGAGGTGACGGAGCCGGATCAGGCCAAGACCTTGTTAAAACTGATGGATGCCCTGGATAGCCTGGATGATGTGCAAACGGTGACGGCCAACTTTGAGATGACGGACGACTTGATGGAGGCAATCGCCGTGGCCCAGGGGGGTTAA
- a CDS encoding 3-deoxy-7-phosphoheptulonate synthase yields the protein MRKTHDLHVVETRPLIAPATLHGELPLSETAATLVSETRDRIRHIMRNEDQRCLVVVGPCSIHDVNAAYDYGEKLLKLRQELEDDLEIVMRVYFEKPRTSIGWKGLINDPHLDDTYDINTGLRLARKLLLDLAETGLPAATELLDPIIPQYIADLISWTAIGARTTESQTHREMASGLSMPVGYKNSTDGSLHAAMNAMLSASHPHHFLGINHQGAASIVTTTGNPDGHLVLRGGSSGPNYDANAVEQAARELSRLGLTKRVMVDCSHGNSKKDYRRQPVALQAIAEQIAQGSQHILGVMIESHLQEGNQPIPQDLKQLVYGQSITDACVDFESTVKILREFAATSRKSMVTV from the coding sequence ATGCGCAAAACCCACGACCTTCACGTTGTTGAAACCCGTCCCCTCATTGCCCCCGCCACACTCCACGGCGAACTTCCCCTCAGCGAGACTGCTGCCACTTTAGTCAGCGAAACCCGCGATCGCATTCGCCATATCATGCGCAATGAAGACCAACGCTGTTTAGTGGTCGTCGGTCCCTGTTCCATCCATGATGTCAATGCCGCCTATGACTATGGCGAGAAACTGCTCAAACTGCGCCAGGAACTGGAAGATGACCTGGAAATCGTGATGCGGGTCTACTTTGAGAAACCCCGCACCTCCATTGGCTGGAAAGGGTTGATTAATGACCCCCACTTGGACGATACCTACGACATCAATACGGGGTTACGCCTTGCCCGCAAATTGCTGTTGGACTTGGCAGAAACCGGGTTACCCGCCGCCACAGAATTGTTGGATCCCATTATTCCCCAGTACATCGCTGATCTGATTTCCTGGACTGCCATCGGTGCCCGCACCACCGAAAGCCAGACCCACCGGGAAATGGCCTCCGGCCTGTCCATGCCCGTGGGCTACAAAAACAGCACCGATGGCAGTCTCCACGCGGCCATGAATGCCATGCTGTCCGCCAGCCACCCCCACCACTTCCTGGGTATCAACCACCAGGGAGCCGCCAGCATTGTCACCACGACGGGTAATCCTGACGGTCATTTAGTGTTGCGGGGGGGGAGCAGTGGTCCCAATTACGACGCTAATGCCGTGGAGCAAGCAGCGCGGGAGTTGTCTCGCCTGGGTTTAACGAAGCGGGTGATGGTGGATTGTAGCCATGGCAATTCCAAGAAGGACTACCGACGGCAACCGGTGGCTCTCCAGGCCATTGCTGAGCAAATTGCCCAGGGTTCCCAACATATTCTAGGGGTGATGATTGAAAGCCACTTGCAGGAGGGTAACCAACCTATTCCCCAGGATCTGAAGCAATTGGTCTATGGTCAAAGCATTACCGATGCTTGTGTTGATTTTGAGTCTACAGTGAAGATTTTACGGGAATTTGCGGCCACATCTCGCAAGTCCATGGTGACGGTGTAG
- the folB gene encoding dihydroneopterin aldolase, which yields MTISPLPSPASDGFPDGSPDGSPGSLAGGDRLVLRGIRAYGYTGYFAEEQRLGQWFEVDLVLWLDLGVAGRDDRLESTLDYGAVVQWVQDQLKSTQVKTLEALAESLAQGLLTRFGVARLQVSLTKCHPPIPDFAGQVTVIIERSSRTVL from the coding sequence ATGACAATCTCTCCCTTGCCTTCCCCTGCCTCTGATGGGTTCCCGGATGGGTCCCCTGATGGATCCCCCGGATCACTGGCGGGGGGCGATCGACTGGTGCTGCGGGGTATCCGGGCCTATGGCTATACCGGCTATTTTGCTGAAGAACAGCGCTTAGGCCAATGGTTCGAGGTGGATCTGGTGCTGTGGTTAGATCTGGGGGTGGCGGGCCGGGACGATCGCCTGGAATCCACCCTAGACTATGGAGCCGTGGTGCAATGGGTTCAAGATCAGCTCAAAAGCACCCAGGTCAAAACCCTGGAAGCCTTGGCAGAAAGCCTCGCCCAGGGTCTGTTAACCCGGTTTGGGGTGGCCCGTCTCCAGGTCAGCCTCACCAAATGCCATCCCCCTATTCCCGACTTTGCAGGGCAGGTTACGGTGATCATTGAGCGATCGTCCCGTACTGTGCTTTAA